In Hoeflea ulvae, one genomic interval encodes:
- a CDS encoding B12-binding domain-containing radical SAM protein: MNKQAYNVLLLYPRFSAGSFWNYGATCELIGAKYPAPPLGLITVAAMLPESWNARLVDRNTDELTDADFEWADMVFTGGMLPQQADSLKMIRKCKQMGVPAVVGGPDATSSPEIYASADFRVLGEAEGIFEKFLEAWDRGERSGTFAAEKFKADVTTTPIPRFDLLKFENYVQVNVQFSRGCPFTCEFCDIIELYGRRPRTKNNAQMLAELDRLYELGYRGHVDFVDDNLIGNKKAVKAFLPELIEWQKKHNNAFEMSTEASLNLADDEALLKMMQQARFFSVFIGIESPDPDVLIAAQKKQNTRRDIAKSVHRIYDAGIWVLAGFIVGFDEENDHVANEISALIEEAAIPVSMVGLLFALPTTQLTRRLEREGRLHTTFDTFDEDTEDHFGDQCTAGLNFETKRDRVRILKDYRDIVDRIYKPEAYFSRVRDVSDRLNMQGENGALLGAGFLHDLKIFGKLIWSMTFTNTTYRGPFWRTLIHTAFHNFRAIKPVMMMIALYVHLGPFSRYVVQQIDKQIAEVESGEWVEPALVAAE; the protein is encoded by the coding sequence ATGAACAAACAGGCATATAATGTCTTGCTTCTCTATCCTCGCTTCTCCGCGGGATCGTTCTGGAACTATGGCGCCACCTGCGAACTCATCGGCGCCAAATATCCCGCCCCTCCGCTGGGATTGATCACGGTCGCGGCCATGTTGCCCGAATCCTGGAATGCCCGGCTGGTTGACCGCAACACCGATGAACTGACCGATGCCGATTTCGAATGGGCCGACATGGTGTTCACCGGCGGGATGCTGCCGCAGCAGGCAGACTCGCTGAAAATGATCCGCAAGTGCAAGCAGATGGGCGTGCCCGCCGTCGTGGGGGGTCCCGATGCGACATCAAGCCCGGAAATCTACGCTTCGGCTGACTTCCGCGTTCTTGGCGAAGCCGAAGGCATCTTCGAAAAATTCCTCGAGGCCTGGGACCGCGGCGAGCGCAGCGGCACATTCGCGGCGGAAAAATTCAAGGCCGACGTGACCACCACGCCAATTCCGCGCTTCGACCTGCTCAAATTCGAAAACTACGTCCAGGTGAACGTGCAGTTCTCGCGCGGATGCCCGTTCACCTGCGAATTCTGCGACATCATCGAGCTCTATGGGCGCAGGCCGCGGACCAAGAACAATGCGCAGATGCTCGCCGAACTCGACCGGCTCTATGAGCTCGGCTATCGCGGTCATGTCGATTTCGTCGATGACAATCTGATTGGCAACAAGAAGGCGGTGAAGGCCTTCCTTCCGGAGCTGATCGAATGGCAGAAGAAGCACAACAATGCCTTCGAGATGTCCACCGAAGCCTCGTTGAACCTCGCCGATGACGAAGCCCTGCTGAAAATGATGCAGCAGGCACGGTTCTTCTCGGTGTTCATCGGCATCGAGAGCCCCGATCCAGACGTGCTGATTGCGGCCCAGAAGAAACAGAATACCAGACGCGACATCGCCAAGAGCGTGCACCGGATCTACGATGCCGGAATCTGGGTGCTGGCGGGCTTCATCGTCGGGTTTGACGAGGAAAACGATCATGTCGCCAACGAAATCTCGGCGCTGATCGAAGAGGCGGCAATCCCGGTTTCCATGGTCGGCCTATTGTTTGCCCTGCCCACCACCCAGCTGACCCGCCGGCTTGAACGGGAAGGTCGTCTGCACACCACCTTCGACACCTTCGATGAAGACACCGAAGATCATTTCGGCGACCAGTGCACGGCCGGCCTGAATTTCGAGACCAAGCGTGACCGGGTCAGGATTCTCAAGGACTACAGGGATATTGTCGACCGGATATACAAGCCGGAAGCCTATTTCAGCCGGGTACGGGATGTCAGCGACCGGCTCAACATGCAGGGCGAAAACGGCGCGCTTCTCGGCGCGGGCTTTCTTCACGACCTGAAGATCTTCGGCAAGCTGATCTGGTCGATGACATTTACCAACACCACCTATCGCGGACCGTTCTGGCGCACCCTGATCCACACCGCGTTTCACAATTTCCGTGCGATCAAGCCGGTGATGATGATGATCGCACTTTATGTGCATCTGGGCCCGTTTTCACGCTATGTCGTGCAGCAGATCGACAAGCAGATCGCCGAAGTTGAAAGTGGTGAATGGGTCGAACCTGCACTGGTAGCAGCGGAATAG
- a CDS encoding phytanoyl-CoA dioxygenase family protein has protein sequence MKALAYFKFPLWLLGVAGSEKSLRKNPVLGSPFLNRIGLHRSRVSLAARMARMRRARLASSLSDADRASFDENGYFLTEDFLPRDDFEALRKAAFEERFDAREMRQGQAITRMVPLPPEVLKRHPAVARALRDPRALAQIRYAAAQGGEPIGFFQTVIVDPSGAKDPQTSIHSDTFHATSKAWLFLQDVGEEDGPFCFVPGSHRLTPERLEWQHQCSLSAAADPDGHHASGSFRVRTEELSALGLPQPVRMAVRANTLIVADTFAFHGRSPSDKPTIRCELHWHMRRNPFLPWTGLDPKALPGIRGREMQLFMAVSDAQEKYLKKRHIWRPVGPVAVNAPAQI, from the coding sequence ATGAAGGCTCTTGCCTATTTCAAGTTCCCGCTCTGGCTTCTCGGCGTCGCCGGCTCGGAAAAGTCGCTTCGAAAGAATCCTGTCCTTGGCAGTCCGTTCCTGAACCGGATCGGCCTGCACCGCAGCCGCGTGTCGTTGGCAGCGCGGATGGCAAGGATGCGGCGTGCACGGCTGGCTTCGAGCTTGTCCGACGCCGACCGCGCCTCGTTTGACGAAAACGGCTATTTCCTGACCGAGGATTTTCTGCCCCGGGACGATTTCGAGGCGCTGCGCAAGGCGGCATTCGAAGAGCGATTCGATGCCCGGGAAATGCGACAGGGCCAGGCGATCACCCGGATGGTGCCCTTGCCGCCGGAGGTGCTCAAACGGCACCCGGCGGTGGCCCGCGCGCTTCGCGACCCGCGCGCGCTTGCGCAGATCCGCTACGCCGCCGCACAGGGCGGCGAGCCGATCGGCTTTTTCCAGACCGTGATTGTCGACCCTTCGGGCGCAAAGGATCCGCAGACGAGCATCCATTCGGACACGTTTCATGCCACATCCAAGGCATGGCTGTTCTTGCAGGATGTGGGTGAGGAGGATGGCCCGTTCTGCTTCGTTCCGGGCTCGCACCGGCTCACGCCCGAGCGGCTGGAGTGGCAGCATCAATGCTCCCTGTCCGCGGCGGCCGATCCGGATGGCCATCATGCCAGCGGGTCGTTCCGGGTGCGGACGGAGGAATTGTCAGCTCTCGGCCTGCCGCAACCGGTGCGCATGGCGGTGCGCGCCAATACGCTGATCGTCGCCGATACCTTTGCATTTCACGGGCGTAGCCCATCGGACAAGCCGACGATCCGCTGCGAACTGCACTGGCACATGCGCCGCAATCCGTTTCTGCCTTGGACCGGGCTTGATCCCAAGGCGCTGCCCGGGATTCGCGGACGCGAGATGCAGCTGTTCATGGCCGTCTCGGACGCGCAGGAGAAATATCTCAAGAAGCGGCATATCTGGCGCCCGGTCGGGCCCGTGGCCGTCAACGCCCCGGCGCAGATCTGA